A window from Streptomyces sp. NBC_00335 encodes these proteins:
- the paaC gene encoding 1,2-phenylacetyl-CoA epoxidase subunit PaaC — MTSTETSNASGTATVAAALALGDDALILSHRLAEWAGHAPVLEEEVALANIALDLLGQARVLLSTAGDEDELAYLREERSFRNLQLVEQPNGDFAHTIARQLYFSLYQHELYGELALGDGPFAPLAAKAVKETAYHRDHAEQWTLRLGDGTEESRRRMRAGLDGLWKYTGEMFRPVDGLDGVGGIDWAALEGRWLAALGGVLERAGLELPEGPRHGAWAAGAGRQGLHTESFGRLLAEMQHLHRSHPGASW; from the coding sequence GTGACGAGCACCGAGACGAGCAACGCATCAGGGACGGCCACGGTGGCGGCGGCCCTGGCCCTCGGCGACGACGCGCTGATCCTTTCGCACCGCCTCGCCGAGTGGGCGGGCCACGCGCCCGTCCTGGAGGAGGAGGTCGCGCTCGCCAACATCGCCCTCGACCTGCTCGGCCAGGCTCGTGTCCTGCTGTCGACGGCCGGAGACGAGGACGAGCTGGCCTACCTCCGTGAGGAGCGGTCCTTCCGCAACCTCCAGCTGGTCGAGCAGCCGAACGGCGACTTCGCCCACACCATCGCGCGCCAGCTCTACTTCTCGCTCTACCAGCACGAGCTCTACGGGGAACTCGCGCTCGGCGACGGCCCGTTCGCGCCGCTCGCCGCCAAGGCGGTCAAGGAGACCGCCTACCACCGCGACCACGCCGAGCAGTGGACGCTGCGGCTCGGCGACGGCACCGAGGAGAGCCGGCGCCGCATGCGGGCCGGCCTGGACGGGCTGTGGAAGTACACCGGGGAGATGTTCCGGCCGGTGGACGGGCTCGACGGGGTCGGCGGGATCGACTGGGCCGCGCTGGAAGGCCGCTGGCTGGCCGCGCTGGGCGGCGTACTGGAGCGGGCCGGACTGGAGCTGCCCGAGGGACCGCGGCACGGCGCCTGGGCCGCGGGAGCCGGCCGGCAGGGACTGCACACCGAGTCGTTCGGCCGCCTGCTCGCGGAGATGCAGCACCTGCACCGCAGCCACCCGGGGGCATCGTGGTGA
- a CDS encoding response regulator: MIRVVIADDEPLIRAGIRMILTSAADIEVVAEAANGREAVELARAHGPDVVLLDIQMPVMDGLTALAELGRAAPEVRALILTTFGEKENVLRALSGGGAGFLLKDSAPGELIGAVRAAAAGDAYLSPAATRHVVDQLASGRTAGRDEQARRRVAELSERERGVLALLGEGLSNADAGRRLHMSEATVKTYVSRILAKLECENRVQAALLARDAGL; the protein is encoded by the coding sequence GTGATCCGCGTGGTGATCGCTGACGACGAACCGCTGATCCGGGCCGGGATCAGGATGATCCTGACCTCGGCGGCGGACATCGAGGTCGTCGCCGAGGCGGCGAACGGCCGGGAGGCGGTGGAACTGGCCCGGGCGCACGGCCCGGACGTGGTGCTGCTGGACATCCAGATGCCGGTGATGGACGGGCTGACGGCGCTGGCCGAGCTCGGGCGGGCGGCGCCCGAGGTGCGGGCGCTGATCCTGACCACCTTCGGGGAGAAGGAGAACGTGCTGCGGGCCCTGAGCGGCGGCGGCGCGGGGTTCCTGCTGAAGGACTCGGCGCCCGGCGAACTCATCGGCGCCGTACGGGCGGCCGCGGCGGGGGACGCGTACCTGTCTCCGGCCGCGACCCGGCACGTGGTGGACCAGCTCGCGTCCGGCCGGACGGCCGGCCGGGACGAGCAGGCGCGGCGCCGGGTGGCCGAACTGAGCGAGCGCGAGCGGGGAGTGCTGGCGCTGCTGGGGGAGGGGCTGTCGAACGCCGACGCGGGGCGGCGGCTGCACATGAGCGAGGCCACGGTGAAGACGTATGTGAGCCGGATCCTGGCGAAACTGGAATGCGAGAACCGGGTGCAGGCGGCCCTGCTGGCCAGGGACGCCGGGCTGTAG
- a CDS encoding rhodanese-like domain-containing protein, producing MNSGPLPSVAASALPSEAFVLDVRENDEWAAGHAEGALHIPMSEFVARIGELTEKIEDERPVYVMCRVGGRSAQVAQYLRGQDIDAVNVAGGMQDWEAAGRPVVTDAGVPGFVV from the coding sequence ATGAACTCCGGACCGCTTCCCTCGGTGGCCGCCTCCGCCCTGCCCTCCGAAGCCTTTGTCCTCGACGTTCGCGAGAACGACGAATGGGCGGCCGGTCATGCCGAGGGCGCGCTGCACATCCCGATGAGCGAGTTCGTGGCGCGCATCGGTGAGCTGACCGAGAAGATCGAGGACGAGCGCCCGGTCTACGTGATGTGCCGGGTCGGCGGACGCTCCGCCCAGGTGGCCCAGTACCTGCGGGGCCAGGACATCGACGCCGTGAACGTGGCCGGCGGCATGCAGGACTGGGAGGCCGCGGGCCGCCCGGTCGTCACCGACGCGGGCGTCCCGGGCTTCGTCGTCTGA
- a CDS encoding DUF5819 family protein has product MDSNEHEPPEGEAPHPPRAPGIAGLSKPYRVVTALALGAVAVAACSHLALVFLHVAPSNTVSKRHAGVIDGWVYPEFEQNWKLFAPNPLQQNIAVEVRAQVRTDEGLLVTGNWRGLSAEDGAAIRHSLLPSHTEQNELRRAWDFFTNSHDEDNKSTGERGELSEQYLRRIALDRLDPRTPADTSVGKGGHLAEGRIVRIQLRGATTEVAAPEWSDEKADTQTYYRELPWWTV; this is encoded by the coding sequence ATGGATTCGAACGAGCACGAGCCCCCGGAAGGTGAGGCTCCACACCCTCCCAGGGCGCCCGGAATCGCCGGCCTGTCCAAGCCGTACCGGGTCGTCACGGCCCTCGCGCTCGGCGCGGTGGCGGTGGCCGCCTGCTCGCACCTGGCCCTCGTCTTCCTGCACGTGGCCCCGTCAAACACGGTCAGCAAGCGGCACGCGGGCGTGATCGACGGCTGGGTCTACCCCGAGTTCGAACAGAACTGGAAGCTCTTCGCCCCCAACCCGCTCCAGCAGAACATCGCCGTGGAGGTCCGCGCGCAGGTGCGGACGGACGAGGGCCTGCTGGTGACGGGCAACTGGCGCGGGCTCTCCGCCGAGGACGGCGCGGCCATCCGCCACAGCCTGCTGCCGAGCCACACCGAGCAGAACGAGCTCCGCCGGGCCTGGGACTTCTTCACCAACTCCCACGACGAGGACAACAAGTCCACCGGCGAGCGCGGCGAACTCTCCGAGCAGTACCTGCGCCGGATCGCCCTGGACCGGCTGGACCCGCGCACGCCGGCCGATACGTCGGTGGGCAAGGGCGGGCACCTGGCCGAGGGACGGATCGTGCGGATCCAGCTGCGCGGGGCGACGACGGAGGTCGCGGCGCCCGAGTGGTCCGACGAGAAGGCCGACACCCAGACGTACTACCGGGAGCTGCCGTGGTGGACGGTGTGA
- a CDS encoding DUF2252 domain-containing protein — protein MTAVAQQHGVGPESKVRIPVVEGFAPRRSAGSPAGNPREAGKALRTLVPRAAHARFEAPADRPDAVRAVEESNVGRVAELTPIRVGRMAANPFTFLRGAAGLMAHDLSGGPVTGIGAQICGDAHAANFGLYGDARGRLVIDLNDFDETVFGPWEWDLKRLATSLVLAGRVAGADEATCRAAAQDAAGAYRRTMRLLSKLPALDAWNAIADEELVSHTDARDLLGTLERVSEKARNNTSARFAAKSTEPTPDGGRAFVDALPVLRRVGDGEAAAVAAALGPYLETLQGDRLPLLARYAIHDVAFRVVGTGSVGTRSYVVLLLDHRGEALVLQVKEARPSALLPHLPGLGFVSPPEEHEGRRVVAGQKRMQVVSDILLGWTTVEGRPFQVRQFRNRKGSVDPAALSADQFDDYGRMTGALLARAHAHSADPRLLSGYCGKSDELDEAIADFAVAYADRSEADHAVLVAAVRSGRIAAESGV, from the coding sequence ATGACGGCGGTAGCGCAGCAGCATGGCGTGGGACCGGAGTCGAAGGTACGGATCCCGGTGGTCGAGGGGTTCGCTCCGCGCCGCTCCGCGGGCTCGCCCGCCGGCAATCCCCGGGAGGCGGGCAAGGCGCTGCGCACGCTGGTGCCCCGGGCGGCGCACGCGCGGTTCGAGGCCCCGGCCGACCGGCCGGACGCGGTGCGGGCGGTGGAGGAGTCCAACGTCGGCCGGGTCGCCGAGCTCACGCCGATACGGGTCGGCCGGATGGCCGCGAACCCCTTCACCTTCCTGCGCGGGGCGGCCGGGCTGATGGCCCACGACCTCTCCGGCGGTCCCGTCACCGGGATCGGCGCGCAGATCTGCGGGGACGCCCACGCGGCCAACTTCGGCCTGTACGGGGACGCGCGCGGCCGGCTGGTCATCGACCTCAACGACTTCGACGAGACCGTCTTCGGCCCGTGGGAGTGGGACCTCAAGCGGCTGGCCACCTCGCTGGTGCTGGCGGGCCGGGTGGCCGGCGCGGACGAGGCCACCTGCCGGGCGGCCGCGCAGGACGCGGCGGGCGCCTACCGGCGCACGATGCGGCTGCTGTCCAAACTGCCGGCCCTCGACGCGTGGAACGCCATCGCGGACGAGGAACTGGTCTCGCACACCGATGCCCGTGACCTGCTGGGCACCCTGGAACGGGTCTCGGAGAAGGCCCGCAACAACACCTCCGCCCGGTTCGCCGCCAAGTCCACCGAGCCCACGCCCGACGGGGGCCGGGCCTTCGTGGACGCGCTGCCCGTGCTGCGCCGGGTCGGCGACGGGGAAGCGGCGGCCGTGGCGGCCGCGCTGGGCCCGTACCTGGAGACCCTGCAGGGCGACCGGCTGCCGCTGCTGGCCCGGTACGCGATCCACGACGTGGCCTTCCGGGTGGTGGGCACGGGCAGCGTCGGTACCCGCTCGTACGTGGTGCTGCTGCTCGACCACCGGGGTGAGGCGCTGGTCCTCCAGGTGAAGGAGGCCCGTCCCTCCGCGCTGCTGCCGCACCTGCCCGGGCTCGGCTTCGTCTCCCCGCCGGAGGAGCACGAGGGCCGCCGGGTGGTGGCCGGGCAGAAGCGGATGCAGGTGGTCTCCGACATCCTGCTGGGCTGGACGACGGTGGAGGGGCGGCCCTTCCAGGTCCGCCAGTTCCGCAACCGCAAGGGCAGCGTGGACCCGGCGGCGCTGTCCGCCGACCAGTTCGACGACTACGGGCGGATGACCGGAGCCCTGCTGGCGCGTGCGCACGCGCACAGCGCGGATCCGCGGCTGCTCTCCGGGTACTGCGGCAAGAGCGACGAGCTGGACGAGGCCATCGCCGACTTCGCCGTGGCCTACGCCGACCGGAGCGAGGCCGACCACGCGGTGCTGGTGGCGGCGGTGCGGTCGGGGCGGATCGCGGCGGAGTCCGGGGTCTGA
- a CDS encoding 2Fe-2S iron-sulfur cluster-binding protein, with protein MAVSPPSPTPVSPAGPAADASARPVRHGAFHALTVTAVDRLTDDSVALTLAVPPELRAEYRHAPGQHLTLRRGGSGAAAGTAVPSEVRRTYSICSPAPAADGPGPAVLRVGVRLVEGGEFSSYAHKEIAAGDVLDVMVPAGRFVLDPAAAPPAAHYAAIVGGSGITPVLSIAATLLAARADARFCLVRSDRSAASTMFLEEVADLKDRYPDRFQLVTVLSREEQEAGLPSGRLGEERLTELLPALLPVAEVTGWFLCGPYGLVTGAEKALGSLGVLRTRVHEEVFHVEDTAPPARTVSADATRGRVTARLDGRSGTWPVRDGESLLDAVLRARADAPYACKGGVCGTCRAFVVSGEVRMDRNFALEEQETEAGFVLACQSHPVSEDVEIDFDR; from the coding sequence ATGGCCGTGTCACCGCCGTCGCCCACGCCGGTGTCGCCTGCCGGCCCGGCGGCCGACGCGTCGGCGCGCCCCGTACGCCACGGCGCGTTCCACGCCTTGACGGTGACGGCGGTCGACCGGCTCACCGATGACTCCGTGGCCCTGACCCTGGCCGTCCCGCCGGAGCTGCGCGCCGAGTACCGGCACGCCCCCGGTCAGCACCTCACCCTGCGCCGCGGCGGTTCCGGTGCGGCGGCCGGCACGGCAGTGCCGTCGGAGGTTCGGCGCACCTACTCGATCTGCTCCCCCGCCCCGGCCGCGGACGGGCCCGGGCCCGCCGTGCTGCGGGTCGGGGTGCGGCTGGTGGAGGGCGGGGAGTTCTCCTCCTACGCCCACAAGGAGATCGCCGCCGGGGACGTCCTGGACGTGATGGTCCCGGCCGGCCGGTTCGTCCTGGACCCCGCGGCGGCGCCGCCCGCCGCGCACTACGCCGCGATCGTCGGCGGCAGCGGCATCACCCCGGTGCTCTCGATCGCCGCCACCCTCCTCGCCGCCCGCGCCGACGCCCGGTTCTGCCTGGTGCGCAGCGACCGCAGCGCGGCCTCGACGATGTTCCTGGAGGAGGTCGCCGACCTCAAGGACCGCTATCCCGACCGGTTCCAGCTCGTCACCGTGCTGTCCCGGGAGGAGCAGGAGGCCGGGCTGCCCTCGGGCCGGCTCGGCGAGGAGCGGCTGACGGAGCTGCTCCCCGCGCTGCTGCCGGTCGCGGAGGTGACGGGCTGGTTCCTGTGCGGGCCGTACGGCCTGGTGACGGGAGCGGAGAAGGCGCTGGGCTCGCTGGGCGTGCTGCGCACCCGGGTCCACGAGGAGGTCTTCCACGTCGAGGACACCGCCCCGCCCGCGCGCACCGTTTCGGCGGACGCCACCCGCGGCCGGGTCACCGCGCGGCTCGACGGCCGCTCGGGCACCTGGCCGGTGCGCGACGGCGAATCCCTGCTCGACGCGGTGCTCCGGGCCCGCGCGGACGCCCCGTACGCCTGCAAGGGCGGGGTGTGCGGCACCTGCCGGGCGTTCGTCGTCTCGGGCGAGGTGCGGATGGACCGCAACTTCGCGCTGGAGGAGCAGGAGACGGAGGCCGGGTTCGTGCTGGCCTGCCAGTCACACCCGGTGTCGGAGGACGTGGAGATCGACTTCGACCGCTGA
- the paaB gene encoding 1,2-phenylacetyl-CoA epoxidase subunit PaaB: MTQNWPLWEVFVRSRRGLSHTHAGSLHAPDAEMALRNARDLYTRRGEGISIWVVPSTEITASSPDERDPFFAPSADKPYRHPTFYEIPEGVQHL; this comes from the coding sequence ATGACGCAGAACTGGCCCCTGTGGGAGGTGTTCGTCCGCTCGCGGCGCGGCCTCTCGCACACGCACGCGGGCAGCCTGCACGCCCCCGACGCGGAGATGGCCCTGCGCAACGCCCGCGATCTCTACACCCGGCGCGGCGAGGGCATCTCCATCTGGGTGGTGCCCTCCACGGAGATCACCGCCTCCTCCCCGGACGAGCGGGACCCGTTCTTCGCCCCGTCCGCCGACAAGCCCTACCGGCACCCCACCTTCTACGAGATCCCCGAGGGGGTGCAGCACCTGTGA
- the paaD gene encoding 1,2-phenylacetyl-CoA epoxidase subunit PaaD encodes MTGTSAGAGTGTDRTRLEVELAALAGSVPDPELPVITLSELGVMRGVRMHEDGHVEVTLTPTYTGCPAIEAMSADIERILTDHGIPEVRVRTVLAPAWSTDDISAEGRRKLAEFGIAPPRPHAAGGPVPLTLSVRCPNCGSTDTELLSRFSSTACKALRRCTACREPFDHFKEL; translated from the coding sequence GTGACCGGCACCAGTGCCGGCGCGGGCACCGGCACCGACAGGACCCGGCTGGAGGTGGAGCTGGCCGCGCTGGCCGGCTCCGTCCCCGACCCCGAACTGCCCGTGATCACCCTCTCCGAGCTCGGCGTGATGCGCGGGGTGCGGATGCACGAGGACGGCCACGTGGAGGTCACCCTGACCCCCACCTACACCGGCTGCCCGGCCATCGAGGCCATGTCCGCCGACATCGAGCGGATCCTGACCGACCACGGCATACCCGAGGTCCGGGTCCGCACCGTGCTGGCCCCCGCCTGGTCCACCGACGACATCAGCGCCGAAGGCCGCCGCAAGCTGGCCGAGTTCGGCATCGCCCCGCCGCGGCCGCACGCCGCCGGCGGACCGGTTCCGCTCACCCTGTCCGTCCGCTGCCCCAACTGCGGATCGACCGACACCGAGCTGCTCAGCCGGTTCTCCTCCACCGCATGCAAGGCGCTGCGCCGCTGCACCGCCTGCCGCGAACCGTTCGACCACTTCAAGGAGCTGTAG
- a CDS encoding J domain-containing protein yields the protein MSEQTVPEASEPGSGEGPGPAADERPEARLERAVRAAEQALIEFEIAVETFRVEVENFSRLHHQKLGPMYSRLDELDALIAEAKAARTGDPEDLRRARDARSLVMPMPGVDELFHDWMDSDGMSADASAMLTDRAVRPPERVRPSEEVRRLYRELVRQAHPDLAQDEAERERRDAFIVRVNAAYGRGEEQALRELAQEWAEGPAPAEQRLSESEELYERLEWLSRRKELLSVVARELEESAIGSMLRMAPEDPDRLLEEIAEQLLGDVEKREAELAALAAE from the coding sequence GTGAGCGAGCAGACAGTTCCCGAAGCGTCCGAGCCCGGCTCCGGCGAAGGCCCCGGCCCCGCTGCCGACGAGCGGCCCGAGGCGCGCCTGGAGCGCGCCGTGCGGGCCGCCGAACAGGCACTGATCGAGTTCGAGATCGCGGTGGAGACCTTCCGGGTGGAGGTGGAGAACTTCTCCCGCCTGCACCACCAGAAGCTCGGACCGATGTACTCGCGGCTCGACGAGCTGGACGCCCTGATCGCCGAGGCGAAGGCGGCGAGGACCGGGGACCCGGAGGACCTGCGCCGTGCGCGCGATGCCCGCTCGCTGGTGATGCCGATGCCCGGGGTGGACGAGCTGTTCCACGACTGGATGGACTCGGACGGGATGTCCGCCGACGCCTCCGCGATGCTCACGGACCGCGCGGTGCGGCCGCCGGAGCGGGTGCGCCCCTCGGAGGAGGTGCGCCGCCTCTACCGCGAGCTGGTCCGTCAGGCGCACCCCGACCTCGCCCAGGACGAGGCCGAGCGTGAGCGGCGCGATGCGTTCATCGTGCGGGTCAACGCGGCTTACGGGCGCGGCGAGGAGCAGGCGCTGCGCGAGCTGGCGCAGGAATGGGCGGAGGGCCCGGCGCCGGCCGAGCAGCGGCTGAGCGAGAGCGAGGAGCTGTACGAGCGCCTGGAGTGGCTCTCGCGCCGCAAGGAGCTGCTGTCGGTGGTGGCCCGGGAGCTTGAGGAGAGCGCGATCGGGTCCATGCTGCGGATGGCGCCGGAGGACCCGGACCGGCTGCTGGAGGAGATTGCCGAGCAGCTGCTCGGCGACGTCGAGAAGCGTGAGGCGGAGCTGGCGGCGCTCGCCGCCGAGTAA
- the paaA gene encoding 1,2-phenylacetyl-CoA epoxidase subunit PaaA, translating into MVAVTPAATSGTGGRDAGQDAGIGVTADLGAQLAAAFDAAVAADERVEPRDWMPDEYRATLVRQMAQHAHSEIIGMQPEANWITRAPSLRRKAILMAKVQDEAGHGLYLYSAAETLGTSRDELLDKLHAGKQKYSSIFNYPTLTWADVGAIGWLVDGAAITNQVPICRCSYGPYARAMVRICKEESFHQRQGYELLLALSRGTEAQHAMAQDAVDRWWWPSLMMFGPPDAESGHSAQSMAWRIKRHSNDELRQRFVDIAVPQAESLGLTLPDPDLKWNEERGHHDFGAIDWTEFWEVLKGNGPCNEDRIGQRRAAHEEGAWVRDAAAAYAEKQAAATAAAATIGSEARV; encoded by the coding sequence ATGGTGGCAGTGACCCCGGCAGCGACATCGGGGACCGGGGGGCGGGACGCCGGGCAGGACGCGGGGATCGGCGTGACCGCCGACCTCGGCGCGCAGCTCGCGGCGGCATTCGACGCGGCCGTGGCGGCCGACGAGCGGGTGGAGCCGCGCGACTGGATGCCCGACGAATACCGCGCCACCCTGGTCCGCCAGATGGCCCAGCACGCCCACTCCGAGATCATCGGCATGCAGCCCGAGGCGAACTGGATCACCCGCGCGCCCTCCCTGCGCCGCAAGGCGATCCTGATGGCGAAGGTCCAGGACGAGGCCGGGCACGGCCTGTACCTGTACAGCGCCGCCGAGACGCTGGGCACCAGCCGCGACGAGCTCCTCGACAAGCTCCACGCCGGGAAGCAGAAGTACTCCTCGATCTTCAACTACCCCACGCTGACCTGGGCCGACGTCGGCGCGATCGGCTGGCTCGTGGACGGCGCGGCGATCACCAACCAGGTGCCGATCTGCCGCTGCTCCTACGGGCCGTACGCGCGGGCCATGGTCCGGATCTGCAAGGAGGAGTCCTTCCACCAGCGCCAGGGGTACGAGCTGCTCCTCGCCCTCTCCCGGGGCACCGAGGCCCAGCACGCGATGGCGCAGGACGCCGTCGACCGCTGGTGGTGGCCCTCGCTGATGATGTTCGGCCCGCCCGACGCCGAGTCGGGGCACTCCGCGCAGTCGATGGCATGGCGGATCAAGCGCCACTCCAACGACGAGCTGCGCCAGCGCTTCGTGGACATCGCCGTGCCGCAGGCCGAGTCGCTGGGTCTGACCCTGCCCGACCCGGACCTGAAGTGGAACGAGGAGCGCGGGCACCACGACTTCGGAGCCATCGACTGGACGGAGTTCTGGGAGGTGCTCAAGGGCAACGGCCCGTGCAACGAAGACCGGATCGGACAGCGCCGCGCGGCGCACGAGGAAGGCGCCTGGGTGCGCGACGCGGCCGCGGCGTATGCGGAGAAGCAGGCGGCGGCCACAGCCGCCGCGGCGACCATCGGAAGCGAGGCTCGGGTATGA
- a CDS encoding acyl-CoA dehydrogenase family protein, with the protein MDFTFTEEQQAAVEAAKAVFADVAPDGVPSPALTPRAVADEFDRELWAKLADSDLLSLVLTEEHGGSGLDAIALCLVLREAAKVLARVPLLEHCATAMAVQAHGSPELAAALLPGAGRGSVVLTVAAHGRSGHDPAELAVTARQERQGAGTWLLEGLQTAVAWAHSADWIAVPAHTGEGEALLAFVPRGAEGLSLAEQYSTSGERLAELTLDGVRVPATHLIDAPGAWDHLRQLLATGTCALALGLGENVLTMTSQYTSKREQFGFPVASFQAVAVQAADRYIDLRAMEVTLWQAAWRLDASTGGAGGPLPSAGDVAVAKIWASEGVRRVVQTAQHLHGGFGADTDYPLHRYHAWAKQLELQLGPAAAHEEALGDLLAAHPLA; encoded by the coding sequence GTGGACTTCACCTTCACCGAGGAGCAGCAGGCCGCCGTCGAGGCGGCCAAGGCCGTGTTCGCGGACGTGGCCCCCGACGGCGTGCCCAGCCCCGCACTCACACCGAGGGCGGTGGCCGATGAGTTCGACCGCGAACTGTGGGCCAAGCTCGCCGACTCCGACCTGCTGAGCCTGGTCCTGACCGAGGAGCACGGCGGCTCCGGACTCGACGCCATCGCCCTGTGCCTGGTCCTGCGCGAGGCCGCGAAAGTACTGGCCCGGGTGCCCCTGCTGGAGCACTGCGCCACCGCCATGGCCGTCCAGGCCCACGGCAGCCCCGAGCTGGCCGCCGCCCTGCTGCCCGGCGCCGGGCGCGGCAGCGTCGTCCTCACCGTCGCCGCGCACGGCCGCAGCGGCCACGACCCGGCCGAACTGGCCGTCACCGCACGGCAGGAACGGCAGGGCGCAGGCACCTGGCTCCTGGAGGGCCTCCAGACGGCCGTCGCCTGGGCGCACAGCGCCGACTGGATCGCCGTACCGGCCCACACCGGGGAGGGCGAGGCGCTCCTCGCGTTCGTCCCCCGGGGCGCCGAGGGCCTGTCCCTCGCGGAGCAGTACTCCACCAGCGGGGAGCGGCTCGCCGAGCTCACCCTCGACGGCGTACGGGTCCCGGCCACGCACCTGATCGATGCTCCCGGCGCCTGGGACCACCTGCGCCAGCTCCTGGCCACCGGGACCTGTGCGCTCGCGCTCGGCCTCGGCGAGAACGTGCTCACCATGACCAGCCAGTACACGAGCAAGCGCGAGCAGTTCGGCTTCCCGGTGGCCAGCTTCCAGGCCGTCGCCGTCCAGGCCGCCGACCGCTACATCGACCTGCGCGCCATGGAGGTCACCCTCTGGCAGGCCGCCTGGCGGCTCGACGCCTCCACGGGCGGAGCGGGCGGACCGCTGCCGAGCGCCGGCGATGTGGCCGTGGCCAAGATCTGGGCCTCCGAGGGCGTACGCCGCGTCGTGCAGACCGCACAGCACCTGCACGGCGGCTTCGGCGCCGACACCGACTACCCGCTGCACCGCTACCACGCCTGGGCCAAGCAGCTGGAGCTCCAGCTCGGCCCGGCCGCGGCCCACGAGGAGGCGCTGGGCGACCTGCTGGCCGCCCACCCCCTCGCCTAG
- a CDS encoding sensor histidine kinase, translated as MLAGDLALAGVLVLLGVGVEELDKGSAARMLASAVSVVVLTLLRRRLPVLTLVAGSAVGVYLPGAFLVAIPLGWSAGRRIVGVGRALGAFTAAFALAIALNVVKEWSQGRAVLVVVFSALMFLAMVVMPGLASRYWSQRHTLLRALQERNAQLLRERAMVAGQARLRERQRIAQDMHDSLGHQLALISVHTGALEVDPVLTDRQREAVGVLRQASVSAMHELREVVGILRDGVEAPLPVEEAQPAARGVAGIAGIVESARSAGTDVRLTTAGQPRPLVAACDHAAYRIAQEALTNAYKHAPGAPITVELRYEDDSLVVEIANGPAAGPGAGEVVSGGQGLTGLRERARLVGGMVYAAAVEGGGFRVAGVLPYGTEPAGAEELGAGEVADDFGQQVQARTLGPNAAPVDWDAIDRKLLSGGGRAGGVTLGCGIAVAAVVVLLIVIGAAVALLVGSVGDAMLGKAEYDAVHVGDPEEAVRSQLPSGDSILTEGLDRKGPPRPQGSACLVFLADDDTDLGSDSVFRFCFKDGKLVDKQAYQAKQ; from the coding sequence ATGCTGGCGGGGGATCTCGCCCTGGCCGGGGTGCTGGTGCTGCTCGGGGTGGGGGTCGAAGAGCTCGACAAGGGCTCCGCGGCCCGGATGCTGGCCAGTGCCGTGTCCGTGGTGGTGCTGACCCTGCTGCGGCGCCGGCTTCCGGTGCTCACGCTGGTGGCCGGCTCGGCGGTGGGCGTCTACCTGCCGGGGGCCTTCCTGGTGGCGATCCCGCTCGGCTGGTCGGCGGGGCGGCGCATCGTCGGCGTCGGACGGGCGCTCGGTGCCTTCACCGCGGCCTTCGCCCTGGCCATCGCCCTCAATGTGGTCAAGGAGTGGTCGCAGGGCCGCGCGGTGCTGGTCGTCGTCTTCAGCGCGCTGATGTTCCTGGCCATGGTGGTCATGCCCGGTCTGGCCAGCCGCTACTGGTCCCAGCGCCATACGCTGCTGCGCGCCCTCCAGGAGCGCAACGCCCAGCTGCTGCGCGAGCGGGCGATGGTCGCCGGGCAGGCCCGGCTGCGCGAACGCCAGCGCATCGCCCAGGACATGCACGACAGCCTCGGCCACCAGCTCGCGCTGATCTCGGTGCACACCGGTGCGCTGGAGGTCGATCCGGTCCTGACCGACCGGCAGCGCGAGGCGGTGGGCGTCCTGCGCCAGGCCTCCGTCTCCGCCATGCACGAGCTGCGCGAGGTCGTCGGCATCCTGCGGGACGGGGTGGAGGCTCCGCTGCCGGTCGAGGAGGCGCAGCCCGCCGCACGCGGGGTGGCGGGCATCGCCGGGATCGTGGAGTCGGCGCGGAGCGCGGGGACGGACGTACGGCTCACCACCGCGGGGCAGCCCAGGCCGCTGGTCGCGGCGTGCGACCACGCGGCGTACCGGATCGCGCAGGAGGCGCTGACCAACGCCTACAAGCACGCGCCGGGCGCGCCCATCACGGTGGAACTGCGGTACGAGGACGACTCCTTGGTGGTGGAGATCGCCAACGGCCCGGCGGCCGGTCCGGGCGCCGGTGAGGTGGTGTCCGGCGGGCAGGGGCTGACCGGGCTGCGCGAACGGGCGCGGCTGGTCGGCGGCATGGTCTACGCGGCGGCCGTGGAGGGCGGCGGGTTCCGGGTGGCCGGGGTGCTCCCGTACGGGACCGAGCCGGCCGGGGCCGAGGAGCTGGGGGCGGGCGAGGTCGCCGATGACTTCGGCCAGCAGGTGCAGGCCAGGACCCTGGGCCCGAACGCCGCGCCGGTCGACTGGGACGCGATCGACCGGAAGCTGCTGAGCGGGGGCGGCCGGGCCGGGGGCGTGACACTGGGCTGCGGGATCGCGGTCGCGGCCGTGGTGGTGCTGCTGATCGTGATCGGCGCCGCGGTGGCGCTGCTGGTGGGCTCGGTGGGCGATGCGATGCTCGGCAAGGCCGAGTACGACGCCGTCCACGTGGGCGATCCGGAGGAAGCGGTACGTTCTCAGCTGCCCAGTGGGGACAGCATCCTGACCGAGGGGCTCGACCGGAAGGGGCCGCCGCGTCCGCAGGGCTCGGCCTGCCTGGTCTTCCTGGCGGACGACGACACCGACCTGGGCAGCGACAGCGTTTTCCGGTTCTGCTTCAAGGACGGCAAGCTCGTCGACAAGCAGGCGTACCAGGCCAAGCAGTAG